In one Streptomyces sp. T12 genomic region, the following are encoded:
- a CDS encoding carbohydrate ABC transporter permease: MTTTLQPPATAAAPTAPRRHRPAPRRRSTPLTIVMLAALAYFLLPLFWLLVASTKGTQDLINSFGLWFSDAPQLLANIKATFTQDDGVFVDWLLNTAVYAVVSAVGAALLAAAAGYGFAKFRFRGDRAAFNLVLGAIMVPATALAIPTYLLFAKVGLVNTPWAIILPSLVNPFGLYLMRIYAADAVPDSLLEAARIDGAGEARIFFRIALRLLAPGLVTVLLFTLVATWNNYFLPLIMLNDPQLYPITVGLSSWAAQAQNGGGGASSDMLPLVVTGSLISIVPLVIAFLLLQRYWQSGLATGGVKQ, translated from the coding sequence CCGCCGGCGACCGCAGCGGCCCCCACCGCACCCAGGCGGCACCGGCCCGCACCCCGCCGCCGCAGCACCCCGCTGACGATCGTCATGCTGGCGGCGCTGGCCTACTTCCTCCTCCCGCTGTTCTGGCTGCTGGTCGCCTCGACCAAGGGCACCCAGGACCTGATCAACAGCTTCGGCCTGTGGTTCTCCGACGCCCCGCAGCTCCTGGCGAACATCAAGGCCACCTTCACCCAGGACGACGGCGTCTTCGTCGACTGGCTGCTCAACACCGCCGTGTACGCCGTCGTCAGCGCGGTCGGCGCCGCCCTGCTCGCGGCCGCCGCCGGGTACGGGTTCGCCAAGTTCCGCTTCCGCGGTGACCGCGCCGCCTTCAACCTGGTCCTCGGCGCCATCATGGTCCCCGCCACCGCGCTGGCGATCCCGACCTATCTGCTGTTCGCCAAGGTCGGCCTGGTCAACACCCCCTGGGCGATCATCCTGCCCTCGCTCGTCAACCCCTTCGGCCTCTACCTCATGCGTATCTACGCGGCCGACGCGGTCCCGGACAGCCTTCTGGAGGCCGCCCGCATCGACGGGGCGGGGGAGGCACGCATCTTCTTCCGGATCGCGCTCAGGCTGCTTGCTCCCGGCCTGGTCACCGTCCTGTTGTTCACGCTCGTGGCGACCTGGAACAACTACTTCCTGCCGCTGATCATGCTCAACGACCCGCAGCTGTACCCCATCACGGTCGGCCTCTCCTCCTGGGCCGCGCAGGCGCAGAACGGGGGAGGCGGCGCCAGCAGCGACATGCTGCCGCTCGTCGTGACCGGCTCCCTGATCTCCATCGTGCCGCTCGTCATCGCCTTCCTCCTGCTCCAGCGCTACTGGCAGAGCGGCTTGGCCACCGGCGGCGTCAAGCAGTAA
- a CDS encoding HAD family phosphatase — protein MRFAFRRTRDRPRDTLAPVLHDVRAVVFDTDGVITDSAKVHAAAWKVAFDGFLRAHPPEDPDRRRPFDEQDDYLRHVDGKSRLDGAEAFLTARGIEASAETVRAVAADKERLFTERLREHGVEAYPGTVRLVRALRAAGVPRAAASASRHAGELLSRAGVLDLFDVLVDGGEAARLGLAGKPDPDLFLEAVRRLGVPAGRAAVVEDALAGVEAGRRGGFALVVGVDRAAGADSGARLLRHGADIVVRDLGELCAGGAP, from the coding sequence GTGCGGTTCGCGTTCCGTCGTACGCGCGACAGGCCCCGCGACACGCTCGCCCCGGTCCTGCACGACGTACGCGCCGTGGTCTTCGACACCGACGGAGTGATCACCGACTCGGCCAAGGTGCACGCCGCCGCCTGGAAGGTGGCCTTCGACGGCTTCCTGCGCGCCCACCCGCCCGAGGACCCCGACCGACGCCGCCCCTTCGACGAGCAGGACGACTACCTGCGCCACGTCGACGGCAAGTCCCGCCTCGACGGAGCCGAGGCCTTCCTGACCGCACGCGGCATCGAGGCGTCGGCCGAGACGGTGCGGGCGGTCGCCGCGGACAAGGAGCGCCTTTTTACGGAGCGGCTGCGCGAGCACGGCGTCGAGGCCTACCCGGGGACCGTACGGCTGGTGAGGGCGCTGCGTGCGGCGGGAGTGCCCCGCGCCGCGGCCTCCGCGTCCCGGCACGCCGGCGAGTTGCTGAGCCGGGCAGGCGTGCTCGACCTGTTCGACGTCCTGGTGGACGGCGGCGAGGCGGCCCGGCTGGGCCTCGCGGGCAAGCCGGACCCCGACCTGTTCCTGGAAGCGGTCCGCCGACTCGGCGTCCCCGCCGGCCGGGCCGCAGTCGTCGAGGACGCCCTGGCCGGGGTGGAAGCGGGCCGGCGCGGTGGATTCGCCCTGGTGGTCGGCGTGGACCGGGCCGCCGGTGCGGACAGCGGGGCACGGCTGCTGCGGCACGGCGCCGACATCGTCGTACGCGACCTCGGAGAACTGTGCGCGGGAGGAGCGCCGTAG
- a CDS encoding beta-galactosidase → MADLPARVLFGAAYYHEYTPAYDPELRPDERLKTDLDLMAEANFTVIRVGESVWSTWEPTSGRFELDWLEPVLDGAHERGISVILGTPTYAVPPWLARQYPEITGEYATGKRIGWGGRQEVDFTHPAFRFHAERIIRKIVARYADHPAIIGWQVDNEPGLHLFHNQGVFQRFVDHLRDKYGDVETLNREWGLVYWSHRLSDWADLWTPDGNVQPQYDVAWREFQARQVTEFIGWQADIVREYARPEHFVTTCISYTRQGVADDELSARLDIASGNPYYDMQDGLLLPDPTPDDHEQVWKTTGVWSMYQTADWMFSSRQEPFLVTETNASSIGFAWDNRPAYDGQWRQAAWAHVARGARMIEYWQWQTLRFGAETYWGGVLPHSGQPGRAYGELARLGAEFEAAGPLVAGLEPDADITVVYSTPSKWLMQKHPPLATADGEPDPAAYHRILDPFYRGAFEAGRQVRIVHARQLHDPSGTREGMAPEEAARRHPVLVVPALYIAADTTLDWLTAYADAGGHLVLGPRTGYADHEARTRIEPQPGRLAEAAGVTYDEFSNLADDLPVHSVPGGPLRLSHDATATRWADGLTVTDAEVLAAYDHPHFGRWPAIASRRHGAGRVTYVGTIPGRSLARALAEWLTPSAISGWRDLPETVTATTGTSPDGRRIHVIHNWSWEPTRVAAPVELSDLLGGSRIPAGTAVELQAWDVRVFVTADGTAAGTAAGTADGPAA, encoded by the coding sequence ATGGCGGATCTGCCCGCCCGCGTCCTGTTCGGCGCCGCGTACTACCACGAGTACACGCCCGCGTACGACCCCGAACTGCGGCCCGACGAACGGCTCAAGACCGACCTCGACCTGATGGCCGAGGCGAACTTCACCGTGATCCGGGTGGGCGAGTCGGTCTGGTCGACCTGGGAGCCTACGAGCGGACGCTTCGAACTCGACTGGCTGGAGCCCGTCCTCGACGGCGCCCACGAGCGCGGCATCTCCGTCATCCTCGGTACGCCGACCTACGCCGTACCGCCTTGGCTGGCTCGCCAGTACCCGGAGATCACCGGTGAGTACGCCACCGGGAAGCGCATCGGCTGGGGCGGCCGTCAGGAGGTCGACTTCACCCACCCCGCCTTCCGCTTCCACGCCGAGCGGATCATCCGCAAGATCGTCGCGCGATACGCCGACCATCCAGCGATCATCGGCTGGCAGGTGGACAACGAACCCGGCCTGCACCTCTTCCACAACCAGGGCGTCTTCCAGCGCTTCGTGGACCACCTGCGCGACAAGTACGGGGACGTCGAGACCCTCAACCGAGAATGGGGCCTGGTGTACTGGTCCCACCGACTCTCCGACTGGGCCGACTTGTGGACGCCGGACGGCAACGTCCAGCCCCAGTACGACGTCGCCTGGCGGGAGTTCCAGGCCCGCCAGGTCACCGAGTTCATCGGCTGGCAGGCGGACATCGTCCGCGAGTACGCGCGCCCCGAGCACTTCGTCACGACTTGCATCTCCTACACCCGCCAGGGCGTCGCGGACGACGAGCTGTCCGCCCGGCTCGACATCGCCTCCGGCAACCCGTACTACGACATGCAGGACGGCCTCCTGCTCCCGGACCCCACCCCCGACGACCACGAGCAGGTCTGGAAGACCACCGGCGTCTGGTCGATGTACCAGACCGCCGACTGGATGTTCTCCTCCCGTCAGGAGCCGTTCCTCGTCACCGAGACCAACGCGAGTTCCATCGGCTTCGCCTGGGACAACCGCCCCGCCTACGACGGCCAGTGGCGGCAGGCCGCCTGGGCGCACGTGGCGCGTGGCGCGCGGATGATCGAGTACTGGCAGTGGCAGACCCTGCGCTTCGGCGCCGAGACCTACTGGGGCGGCGTCCTGCCGCACAGCGGACAGCCCGGCCGCGCCTACGGCGAACTCGCCCGCCTGGGCGCCGAGTTCGAGGCGGCCGGCCCGCTCGTCGCGGGGCTCGAGCCGGACGCCGACATCACGGTGGTCTACTCGACGCCCAGCAAGTGGCTGATGCAGAAGCACCCCCCGCTCGCGACCGCCGACGGCGAGCCCGATCCCGCCGCCTACCACCGCATCCTCGATCCCTTCTACCGCGGCGCGTTCGAAGCGGGGCGCCAGGTGCGGATCGTGCACGCCCGCCAATTGCACGACCCGAGCGGCACACGGGAGGGCATGGCACCGGAGGAGGCCGCCCGCCGTCACCCGGTGCTGGTCGTACCGGCGTTGTACATCGCCGCCGACACGACCCTCGACTGGCTCACCGCCTACGCCGACGCGGGCGGCCACCTGGTCCTCGGCCCGCGCACCGGCTACGCCGACCACGAGGCAAGGACCCGGATCGAACCGCAACCCGGACGCCTCGCCGAGGCCGCGGGCGTCACGTACGACGAGTTCAGCAACCTCGCCGACGACCTCCCGGTCCACTCCGTACCCGGCGGTCCGCTCCGACTGTCGCACGACGCGACGGCGACCCGCTGGGCCGACGGCCTGACTGTCACCGACGCCGAGGTCCTCGCCGCGTACGACCACCCGCACTTCGGCCGCTGGCCCGCGATCGCCAGCCGGCGCCACGGCGCGGGCCGCGTCACCTACGTCGGCACGATCCCCGGCCGCTCCCTCGCCCGCGCGCTGGCGGAATGGCTCACGCCCTCCGCCATCAGCGGCTGGCGCGACCTGCCGGAGACCGTCACCGCGACGACCGGGACGTCCCCCGACGGACGCCGGATCCATGTGATCCACAACTGGAGCTGGGAGCCGACCCGCGTGGCGGCTCCGGTGGAGCTGTCCGACCTCCTGGGCGGCAGCCGTATCCCCGCAGGCACGGCGGTGGAGCTTCAGGCGTGGGACGTACGGGTGTTCGTCACCGCAGACGGAACTGCAGCCGGAACCGCAGCCGGAACCGCAGACGGACCGGCGGCCTAG
- a CDS encoding RICIN domain-containing protein, whose protein sequence is MHRRRLRRALGTVVAASAMVAIPMSSAHAYNPTGGTLYQLGNEPCLKGRGNCAVYPKSAQLPSGRLVASFEKSTVVPETGSADKQTLPVYKSDDHGTTWQPLAEVKAPAYLSSDPQYAKYTSNWTNPYLYVLPQDVGNLKQGTLLLASVVSGDDYYYKEHKAADPNWTPFNDGDRKDMAIALYSSTDDGATWKVVNVVATGGWQGGSAGATGQNIAAANTNKQVDPLWEPYLMVYKGQLVCYYSDENDYTGFNATTGVPTLDPANDTATDSKGQILVHKTWDGRSVAWSAPVVDIAGLTQDMGGGKTEIGDGRPGMTNVVRTTDGKWLLTFEYWGGGANTRYVLADDPLKFYRGSATGTGVTSLPLDAGSRALATSGSPVLIRVPGGRLVYNAAGSGNVWVNESGRSDGAWKEYQTTSQAGYSRNLQYVEGTGRVSILNNQGTSTLRFAEVDLGHSDGAYYQLVNRKTDQVIGTGNKTNDANIGNGDVPDVRLEAPGSAANGDTQYWHVVSEPNGGVTLLNKSGGRAAAIWTGNATVGQRIGQWVDNSTTGSWNLIKTADGFYKLQSVKNTSLYLTGATAGAPLTLQSAVTDGSQDWELVQ, encoded by the coding sequence ATGCACAGAAGAAGGCTGAGAAGGGCGCTGGGCACCGTCGTCGCGGCATCCGCGATGGTGGCGATACCCATGAGCAGCGCACACGCGTACAACCCGACGGGCGGGACCCTGTACCAGCTCGGGAACGAGCCGTGCCTGAAAGGGCGGGGCAACTGCGCGGTCTACCCGAAGTCGGCACAGCTGCCGAGCGGGCGCCTGGTCGCGTCGTTCGAGAAGTCCACGGTCGTCCCGGAGACGGGAAGCGCGGACAAGCAGACCCTCCCGGTGTACAAGAGCGACGACCACGGGACGACCTGGCAGCCGCTGGCCGAGGTCAAGGCCCCGGCGTATCTCTCCAGCGACCCCCAGTACGCGAAGTACACGAGCAACTGGACCAACCCGTACCTCTACGTCCTGCCGCAGGACGTCGGGAACCTGAAGCAGGGCACCCTGCTCCTCGCGAGTGTCGTGTCGGGCGACGACTACTACTACAAGGAGCACAAGGCGGCCGACCCCAACTGGACGCCGTTCAACGACGGCGACCGCAAGGACATGGCGATCGCCCTGTACTCCAGCACCGACGACGGCGCCACGTGGAAGGTCGTCAACGTCGTCGCCACCGGCGGCTGGCAGGGCGGCAGCGCGGGCGCGACCGGCCAGAACATCGCCGCCGCGAACACGAACAAGCAGGTGGATCCCCTCTGGGAGCCGTACCTGATGGTCTACAAGGGCCAACTCGTCTGCTACTACTCCGACGAGAACGACTACACCGGCTTCAACGCGACCACCGGCGTCCCTACCCTGGATCCCGCCAACGACACCGCCACGGACTCCAAGGGCCAGATCCTCGTCCACAAGACCTGGGACGGCCGCAGCGTGGCGTGGAGCGCGCCCGTCGTCGACATCGCCGGACTGACCCAGGACATGGGCGGCGGCAAGACGGAGATCGGCGACGGACGCCCGGGCATGACGAACGTCGTCCGGACGACGGACGGCAAGTGGCTGCTGACCTTCGAGTACTGGGGCGGCGGAGCCAACACCAGATACGTGCTCGCCGACGACCCGCTGAAGTTCTACCGCGGCTCCGCCACGGGTACCGGCGTCACCTCCCTGCCGCTCGACGCCGGTTCCCGCGCTCTCGCGACGAGCGGCAGCCCGGTCCTCATCAGGGTCCCCGGCGGTCGCCTGGTCTACAACGCCGCCGGCAGCGGCAACGTCTGGGTCAACGAGAGCGGACGCAGCGACGGCGCCTGGAAGGAGTACCAGACGACCTCGCAGGCCGGGTACAGCCGCAACCTGCAGTACGTCGAGGGCACCGGCCGCGTCTCCATACTCAACAACCAGGGCACCTCGACCCTCCGCTTCGCCGAGGTCGACCTCGGCCACTCGGACGGCGCCTACTACCAACTGGTGAACCGCAAGACGGACCAGGTGATCGGCACCGGAAACAAGACCAACGACGCGAACATCGGCAACGGAGACGTTCCCGACGTCCGCCTGGAGGCCCCCGGTTCGGCGGCGAACGGGGACACCCAGTACTGGCACGTGGTGAGCGAACCCAACGGTGGCGTGACCCTGCTCAACAAGTCGGGCGGCCGCGCGGCGGCCATCTGGACCGGGAACGCGACGGTCGGCCAACGGATCGGCCAGTGGGTCGACAACAGCACCACGGGCAGCTGGAACCTCATCAAGACCGCCGACGGGTTCTACAAGTTGCAGTCGGTCAAGAACACGAGCCTGTACCTGACCGGCGCGACCGCCGGCGCGCCGCTGACCCTGCAGAGCGCGGTCACCGACGGGTCACAGGACTGGGAGCTCGTCCAGTAG
- a CDS encoding SAM-dependent methyltransferase encodes MPIERPLINSGVPHSARIWNYWLGGKDCYEIDRQVGDQIAGANPAILDIALAQRAFLVRTVEHLVGEAGIRQFLDVGTGLPTANNTHEVAQRLVPEARIVYVDHDPVVLAHAEALLTSTPEGATDYIDADLREPEAILEQAAKTLDFTQPVVLILLGITAHITDDTVYDIVGRLVDALPSGSYLVLCDDTEVLNPQQMREMIEQWNEASDNPRVNRSPEELARFFAGLELLEPGLVSVSRWRAGESGEQAPAEVDDFGGVARKP; translated from the coding sequence ATGCCCATTGAACGTCCACTCATCAACAGCGGCGTGCCGCACTCCGCCCGGATCTGGAACTACTGGCTCGGTGGCAAGGACTGCTACGAGATCGACCGGCAGGTCGGCGACCAGATAGCCGGCGCCAACCCGGCAATCCTCGACATCGCCCTGGCACAGCGGGCGTTCCTCGTCAGGACGGTGGAGCACCTCGTCGGTGAGGCCGGCATACGTCAGTTCCTCGACGTGGGCACCGGCCTGCCCACCGCGAACAACACCCACGAGGTCGCCCAGAGACTGGTCCCCGAGGCCCGGATCGTCTACGTCGATCACGATCCGGTCGTCCTGGCCCATGCCGAGGCGCTGCTGACCAGCACGCCCGAAGGGGCCACGGACTACATCGACGCCGACCTGCGCGAACCCGAGGCCATCCTGGAACAGGCCGCCAAGACACTGGACTTCACCCAGCCGGTCGTGCTGATCCTGCTGGGCATCACCGCCCACATCACCGACGACACCGTCTACGACATCGTCGGCCGGCTCGTGGATGCCCTGCCCTCCGGCAGCTACCTCGTGCTCTGCGACGACACCGAGGTGCTCAACCCGCAGCAGATGCGCGAGATGATCGAGCAGTGGAACGAGGCGAGCGACAACCCCCGCGTCAACCGCAGCCCGGAGGAACTCGCCCGGTTCTTCGCGGGCCTGGAGCTGCTGGAGCCCGGCTTGGTCTCCGTCTCCCGGTGGCGCGCCGGCGAGTCCGGTGAGCAAGCTCCCGCCGAGGTCGACGACTTCGGCGGTGTGGCGCGAAAGCCGTAG
- a CDS encoding LysR family transcriptional regulator has translation MDVELRQLRCLVAIVDEGSFTDAAIALGVSQAAVSRSLASLERNLGVRLLRRTSREVSPTGTGLRVLAYARRVLAEVDDLVREAGSGHDRLRMGYAWAALGRHTPAFQRRWAAAHPGTDLHLVRVNSATAGLAEGACDLSVVRRSVDDRRFDSAIVGLERRLCAVAADDPLARRRAVRLADLSGRTLLVDRRTGTTTTDLWPPDARPATEETHDVDDWLTMISTGRCIGVTAEATAHQYPRPGIVYRPVRDAEPIAVRLTWWRDDPPPAAQAVIELVTALYRGD, from the coding sequence ATGGATGTGGAGCTGAGGCAGTTGCGCTGTCTCGTCGCGATCGTCGACGAGGGCAGTTTCACCGACGCCGCCATCGCCCTCGGCGTCTCCCAGGCAGCGGTCTCCCGCTCGCTGGCCTCGCTCGAACGGAACCTGGGAGTACGGCTGTTGAGGCGGACCTCCCGCGAGGTGAGCCCCACGGGGACCGGGCTGCGCGTCCTGGCGTATGCCCGGCGGGTGCTCGCCGAGGTGGACGACCTGGTCCGGGAGGCCGGCTCCGGGCACGACCGGCTGCGGATGGGCTACGCCTGGGCGGCGCTCGGCCGGCACACCCCGGCCTTCCAGCGCCGGTGGGCCGCCGCGCACCCCGGGACCGATCTGCACCTCGTGCGCGTCAACTCGGCCACCGCCGGTCTCGCGGAGGGCGCCTGCGACCTGTCCGTCGTACGCCGATCGGTGGACGACCGGCGGTTCGACTCCGCCATCGTCGGTCTTGAGCGGCGGCTGTGCGCCGTGGCCGCCGACGACCCGCTGGCCCGGCGCCGCGCGGTCCGGCTGGCCGACCTCAGCGGCCGTACCCTCCTCGTCGACCGCCGCACCGGCACCACGACCACTGACCTGTGGCCGCCCGACGCGCGTCCGGCGACCGAGGAGACGCACGACGTCGACGACTGGCTCACGATGATCTCCACCGGCCGCTGCATCGGCGTGACCGCCGAGGCCACCGCCCACCAGTACCCGCGCCCCGGCATCGTCTACCGGCCGGTACGGGACGCCGAACCCATCGCCGTACGGCTGACCTGGTGGCGCGACGACCCGCCACCCGCCGCGCAGGCGGTGATCGAGCTGGTCACGGCGCTGTACCGGGGCGACTGA
- a CDS encoding DMT family transporter — MRTRPAPAPAQAAPAVPLTELTEHTEHTGGRLAGVATMIGSGLSTQTGAAIGTLAFPVLGAVGVVAVRQYVAALVLLAVGRPRLRSFTWRQWWPVVLLALVFGTMNLSLYSAMDRVGLGLAVTLEFLGPLTLALATSRRRVDVCCAVIAAAGVITLMRPRPSTDYLGMALGLLAACCWASYILLNRTVGRRIPGAQGAAAAAGLSAVMFLPIGITVAVRHPPTTGALACAVAAGVLASAVPYLADLFTLRHVPPRVFGLFMSVNPVLAAVVGWVGLGQGLGGPEWAGIGAIVAANSLSILTARN; from the coding sequence ATGCGCACCCGACCCGCACCCGCGCCTGCCCAGGCGGCCCCGGCGGTTCCGCTCACCGAACTCACCGAGCACACCGAGCACACCGGCGGCCGTCTCGCAGGCGTGGCCACGATGATCGGCAGCGGTCTGTCCACCCAGACCGGTGCCGCGATCGGCACTCTCGCCTTCCCCGTCCTCGGCGCCGTCGGCGTCGTCGCCGTACGCCAGTACGTCGCCGCGCTGGTGCTGCTGGCCGTCGGCAGGCCGAGGCTGCGTTCGTTCACCTGGCGCCAGTGGTGGCCGGTGGTCCTGCTGGCCCTGGTGTTCGGCACCATGAACCTCTCGCTGTACTCCGCGATGGACCGCGTCGGCCTGGGTCTGGCGGTGACCCTGGAGTTCCTCGGCCCGCTCACCCTCGCCCTGGCCACCTCGCGCCGCCGTGTGGACGTGTGCTGCGCGGTGATCGCCGCGGCCGGTGTCATCACCCTGATGCGGCCGCGGCCCTCGACCGACTACCTCGGGATGGCCCTGGGCCTGCTGGCCGCCTGCTGCTGGGCGTCGTACATCCTGCTCAACCGCACGGTCGGCCGACGCATCCCCGGTGCGCAGGGCGCGGCCGCCGCGGCCGGCCTGTCCGCCGTGATGTTCCTGCCGATCGGCATCACCGTCGCCGTACGGCATCCGCCGACAACCGGCGCCCTCGCCTGCGCGGTCGCGGCCGGTGTCCTCGCCTCGGCCGTGCCCTACCTCGCGGACCTGTTCACCCTGCGGCACGTGCCGCCCCGGGTCTTCGGCCTGTTCATGAGCGTCAACCCGGTCCTCGCGGCCGTGGTCGGCTGGGTCGGCCTGGGCCAGGGGCTGGGCGGGCCGGAGTGGGCGGGCATCGGCGCCATCGTCGCCGCCAACTCGTTGAGCATCCTGACCGCGCGGAACTGA
- a CDS encoding TlrC/CarA/OleB/SrmB family ABC-F type ribosomal protection protein, which produces MFTAQLSLQNVTRRYDDHVVLDDVSFSIKPGEKAGIIGDNGAGKSTLLRLIAGQDRPDNGELTVIAPGGVGHLAQSLALPPEACVQDAVDVALADVRDLEARMRRAEAGLKGLAGAELTAALDAYAHLVAQYEARAGYEADARVDIALHGLGLPGLARDRTLGTLSGGERSRLALAAALASQPELLLLDEPTNDLDDQAVGWLEAHLRAHRGTVLAVTHDRVFLERVTTTILEVGEGKVTRYGDGYDGYLAAKAAERRRRLQEYEDWCAELARNQKLAATNVARLEAIPRKLPFAVFGQGGFRARSRSHGAMSRIRNAKERVERLTDNPVAPPPEPLVFAARMTTADGRTSQTAAELTGIRVGDRLHVPSLRVGGEERLLVTGPNGAGKTTLIRVLAGELRPDEGTVRTRGRVGHLRQEDTPWPPRLTVPQAFAYGRGGDLDEHTDHLLSLGLFSPSDLRLKVSELSYGQRRRIELARLVSDPVDLLLLDEPTNHLSPALVEELEGALTGYRGAVVVVTHDRRMRTRFTGTHLELSAGRVAQLQEAEAS; this is translated from the coding sequence ATGTTCACTGCACAGCTATCCCTTCAGAACGTCACCCGCCGCTACGACGACCATGTCGTGCTGGACGACGTGTCCTTCAGCATCAAGCCGGGTGAGAAGGCCGGCATCATCGGCGACAACGGAGCCGGGAAATCCACCCTGCTGCGGCTGATCGCCGGTCAGGACCGGCCCGACAACGGCGAACTGACCGTGATCGCGCCCGGCGGCGTCGGCCATCTCGCCCAGTCACTCGCCCTTCCACCCGAGGCGTGCGTCCAGGACGCGGTGGACGTGGCCCTTGCCGACGTACGCGATCTCGAAGCGCGGATGCGCCGCGCCGAGGCCGGGCTCAAGGGCCTGGCGGGAGCGGAGCTCACCGCGGCGCTGGACGCCTACGCCCATCTGGTCGCCCAGTACGAGGCGCGCGCCGGCTACGAGGCCGACGCCCGGGTGGACATCGCCCTGCACGGGCTCGGGCTGCCCGGCCTGGCCCGGGACAGGACCCTGGGCACCCTGTCGGGCGGTGAGCGGTCTCGGCTGGCGCTGGCCGCGGCCCTGGCGTCCCAGCCGGAGCTGTTGCTGCTGGACGAGCCGACCAACGATCTGGACGACCAGGCGGTGGGCTGGCTGGAGGCCCACCTGCGGGCGCATCGCGGCACCGTGCTCGCGGTCACCCATGACCGGGTGTTCCTGGAACGGGTCACCACCACGATCCTGGAGGTCGGCGAGGGCAAGGTGACGCGGTACGGCGACGGCTACGACGGCTACCTCGCCGCCAAGGCCGCCGAGCGGCGGCGCCGTCTGCAGGAGTACGAGGACTGGTGCGCGGAGCTGGCCCGCAACCAGAAGTTGGCCGCCACGAACGTGGCGCGCCTGGAGGCGATCCCGCGCAAGCTGCCGTTCGCCGTGTTCGGCCAAGGCGGCTTCCGCGCCCGCAGCCGCAGCCACGGGGCGATGAGCCGCATCCGCAACGCGAAGGAGCGTGTCGAACGGCTCACGGACAACCCGGTCGCACCACCGCCCGAACCTCTGGTGTTCGCCGCCCGCATGACGACAGCCGACGGCCGGACGTCGCAGACCGCGGCGGAGCTCACCGGCATCCGTGTCGGGGACCGGCTGCACGTACCGTCACTGCGGGTCGGCGGCGAGGAGCGGCTGTTGGTCACCGGGCCCAACGGCGCGGGCAAGACGACGCTGATCCGGGTACTGGCAGGTGAGCTGCGGCCCGATGAGGGGACGGTGCGCACGCGGGGCCGGGTCGGGCACCTGAGGCAGGAGGACACTCCGTGGCCGCCGCGCCTCACGGTCCCGCAGGCGTTCGCATACGGCCGCGGAGGCGACCTGGACGAGCACACCGACCACCTCCTGTCGCTCGGCCTGTTCAGCCCCTCCGACCTGCGCCTGAAGGTGAGCGAACTGTCCTACGGGCAACGGCGCCGGATCGAACTGGCCCGCCTGGTGAGCGACCCCGTCGACCTGCTGCTGCTCGACGAACCCACCAACCATCTCTCCCCTGCCCTGGTCGAGGAACTGGAAGGAGCTCTGACCGGCTACCGAGGCGCGGTGGTCGTCGTCACCCACGACCGCCGCATGCGCACCCGCTTCACCGGCACGCACCTGGAACTGAGCGCCGGCCGGGTGGCACAGCTCCAGGAGGCCGAAGCGAGCTGA